From Channa argus isolate prfri chromosome 21, Channa argus male v1.0, whole genome shotgun sequence, one genomic window encodes:
- the LOC137106428 gene encoding CCR4-NOT transcription complex subunit 2-like: MFGANRKKFMEGGVESDYADESSLYYSQQSMFPPHRSDKDMLASSSASSTAQLSQLGASLYGPQSALGFPMRGMNSSTAPQLSRSGLNQSASQLSSHAATPNTGTMHTPPSPSRGILPMSSRSVLNHSQQVGGPTGQSGGMGGGVGGERGVGGGGAGRSGSMGSPSRSSPSIIGMPKQQQARQPFTINSMSGFGVNRNPGFSMNNSLSNNIFNGTDGSENVTGLDLSDFPALADRSRRDGGSNPTPLLNPLAGRAPYVGMVTKPSSDQSQDFSIHNEDFPALPGPNYQTKDPTSSSEDSKTNLNSSGKPTSNSDGPKFPGDKSSAPSNNNQQKKGIHVLPDGRVTNIPVGMVTDQFGMIGLLTFIRAAETDPGMVHLALGSDLTTLGLNLNSPENLYPKFASPWASAPCRPQDIDFHVPSEYLTNIHIRDKLAAIKLSRYGEDLLFYLYYMNGGDLLQLLAAVELFNRDWRYHKEERVWITRAPGMEPTLKTNAYERGTYYFFDCLNWRKVAKEFHLEYDKLEERPHVPSTFNYNPAQQAF, from the exons ATGCTGGCGTCTTCCTCTGCTTCCTCAACGGCTCAGTTATCACAACTAGGAGCCAGCTTATATGGCCCTCAGA gtGCTTTGGGCTTTCCCATGCGAGGTATGAACAGCAGCACGGCACCTCAGTTAAGTCGAAGTGGGCTGAACCAGTCTGCTAGCCAGCTCTCGAGTCATGCTGCTACACCCAACACTGGCACAATGCACACACCTCCATCACCAAGCAG AGGTATATTGCCAATGAGCAGTCGGAGTGTGCTGAaccacagccagcaggtgggGGGTCCGACAGGGCAGTCGGGAGGAATGGGAGGTGGAgtaggaggagagaggggagtGGGCGGCGGTGGAGCAGGGAGGAGCGGAAGCATGGGGAGTCCCAGCCGGTCGTCACCCAGCATCATCGGCATGCCCAAACAGCAGCAAGCACGGCAACCGTTCACGATTAACAG taTGTCAGGGTTTGGGGTTAACAGGAATCCAGGTTTCAGCATGAACAACTCACTATCCAACAACATCTTCAATGGCACAg acGGCAGTGAGAATGTGACAGGGTTGGACTTGTCAGATTTCCCAGCGTTAGCAGACCGGAGTCGAAGGGACGgaggctcgaatcccaccccactgcTAAATCCCCTGGCTGGTCGTGCTCCTTACG ttGGCATGGTAACCAAACCGTCCAGTGACCAGTCGCAGGACTTCTCCATCCATAACGAAGATTTCCCAGCTCTCCCAGGGCCAAACTACCAAACAAAAGACCCCACCAGCAGCAGTGAAGACAGCAAAACG AATCTGAACTCATCAGGAAAGCCCACCTCGAACTCAGATGGTCCAAAGTTCCCTGGGGATAAGAGCTCTGCGCCCAGCAACAACAACCAGCAGAAGAAAGGGATTCACGTGCTTCCTGATG GGCGTGTGACCAATATCCCGGTCGGCATGGTAACAGATCAGTTTGGAATGATCGGCTTGTTAACGTTCATTCGGGCGGCAGAGACGGACCCTGGCATGGTCCACCTAGCACTGGGCTCTGACCTCACAACACTCGGCCTCAACCTCAACTCACCTGA GAATCTTTATCCTAAGTTTGCGTCTCCCTGGGCATCAGCTCCATGTCGGCCGCAGGATATAG aCTTCCATGTTCCATCAGAGTATTTAACCAACATCCACATAAGGGACAAG TTAGCAGCTATCAAGCTGTCTCGGTATGGTGAAGATCTATTGTTTTATCTCTACTATATGAATGGAGGAGACCTACTACAACTGCTGGCTGCAGTAGAACT ctttaACAGGGACTGGAGGTACCATAAAGAGGAGCGGGTTTGGATCACACGGGCTCCAGGTATGGAGCCCACGCTCAAGACCAACGCCTACGAGAGGGGTACCTACTACTTCTTCGACTGCCTCAACTGGAGGAAGGTGGCAAAG GAGTTTCATCTGGAGTATGACAAACTAGAAGAGCGACCTCACGTTCCCTCCACCTTTAACTACAACCCTGCCCAGCAGGCCTTCTAA